A section of the Pedobacter sp. HDW13 genome encodes:
- a CDS encoding DUF4286 family protein, which translates to MYLYNVTLILEDAAAQEWLQWMQETHIPQVMATGMFVSNRLLKVVDSPNEGVTYCAQYVVDSLENYNQYQEVFAPPLQTELNERYKNRFVAYRSLMEFIG; encoded by the coding sequence ATGTACTTATACAATGTTACGCTCATTTTAGAAGATGCTGCAGCCCAGGAATGGTTGCAGTGGATGCAGGAAACCCATATTCCACAGGTAATGGCTACTGGCATGTTTGTGTCTAACCGTTTGTTAAAGGTGGTAGATTCGCCAAATGAAGGCGTAACCTATTGCGCACAATACGTAGTAGATAGTTTAGAAAACTACAACCAATATCAGGAAGTTTTCGCACCACCTTTACAGACCGAATTAAACGAAAGATACAAAAACCGTTTTGTAGCCTACCGCAGCTTGATGGAGTTTATCGGTTAA
- a CDS encoding tetratricopeptide repeat protein → MKKIQKEPDAEIYIQLLTWNYIQQQEFDMALRQLIAFDKRTKADGGTLFNAIYTFVDNNAYETAIKAYEYLLTKGKDNQYYLPSKIEMLNTRYNLRTSGKYTVAELDLLAKDYEALLAENGKNRNTLFAIKKLANLQAYYLNKPALAEKELEEAIKMPGVNDQEVGQLKLDLGDIYILTNEPWEAFLVYEQVSKQFEGQPIGNEARFRSAKLSFYQGNFEYSNGQCLVLKAATSQLIANDALNLSLLINDNIQTPADSNALKMYADAEMLLFRNLPERAIKKMDSIAIAFPQNSLTDAIMMSKARILIKANDFQKAADILKKVTDDFKDGIWTDDALFTLGDLYEKKLNDIAQAKIYFQKLITDYPGSMFSAEARKRFRNLRGDGV, encoded by the coding sequence TTGAAAAAGATACAGAAAGAGCCCGATGCCGAAATTTATATCCAGTTGCTTACCTGGAATTACATACAACAACAGGAATTTGATATGGCCCTGCGCCAGCTCATTGCTTTTGATAAACGTACTAAAGCAGATGGAGGAACCTTATTTAATGCCATTTATACTTTTGTAGATAACAATGCATACGAAACCGCTATAAAAGCATACGAATACCTTTTAACCAAAGGAAAGGATAACCAGTATTATCTGCCATCAAAAATCGAAATGCTAAACACCCGTTACAACCTGCGTACCAGCGGGAAATATACAGTTGCTGAACTTGATTTACTGGCCAAAGATTACGAGGCTTTACTGGCCGAAAACGGCAAAAACCGCAATACCCTTTTTGCCATTAAAAAACTGGCTAATTTACAGGCTTACTATCTCAATAAACCCGCATTGGCCGAAAAAGAACTGGAAGAAGCCATAAAAATGCCGGGCGTTAACGACCAAGAAGTAGGCCAGCTGAAACTTGATTTAGGCGATATTTACATTTTAACCAACGAACCCTGGGAGGCATTTTTGGTTTACGAACAGGTAAGCAAGCAATTTGAAGGGCAGCCTATTGGCAACGAAGCACGTTTCCGCAGCGCTAAGCTTTCTTTTTATCAGGGTAATTTCGAATACAGTAACGGCCAATGCCTGGTTTTAAAAGCCGCCACCTCGCAATTAATTGCAAACGATGCCCTGAACTTAAGTTTATTGATTAACGACAACATTCAAACGCCTGCAGATAGCAACGCGTTAAAAATGTACGCCGATGCAGAGATGCTTTTATTTAGGAACCTGCCTGAACGTGCCATCAAAAAAATGGACAGTATTGCCATTGCTTTTCCGCAAAACAGCCTTACCGATGCCATTATGATGAGTAAAGCGAGGATTTTGATTAAAGCAAACGATTTTCAAAAAGCAGCCGATATCCTTAAAAAAGTAACCGATGATTTTAAAGATGGCATATGGACGGATGATGCCCTTTTTACCCTTGGCGATTTATACGAGAAAAAACTAAACGATATTGCTCAGGCAAAAATTTATTTCCAAAAACTGATTACCGATTATCCCGGCAGTATGTTTAGCGCCGAAGCCAGGAAAAGGTTTAGGAATTTACGCGGAGATGGGGTTTAG
- a CDS encoding nucleotide pyrophosphohydrolase, with protein sequence MTINEAQETVDRWIKTTGIRYFNELTNTAILMEEVGEVARIMARKYGEQSFKKSDEDVNLADEMADVMFVLICLANQTGINLTEALAKNLEKKSIRDVDRHKNNEKLK encoded by the coding sequence ATGACCATTAACGAAGCACAGGAAACAGTAGACCGTTGGATTAAAACAACAGGTATCCGTTATTTTAACGAGTTAACCAATACCGCCATTTTAATGGAAGAGGTTGGCGAAGTAGCCCGCATTATGGCCCGTAAATACGGTGAGCAATCGTTTAAAAAAAGCGACGAGGATGTAAATCTGGCTGATGAAATGGCCGACGTGATGTTTGTTCTAATTTGCCTGGCCAACCAAACCGGCATTAACTTAACCGAAGCTTTAGCGAAAAACCTCGAAAAGAAAAGTATCCGTGATGTCGACCGGCACAAGAATAATGAGAAGCTAAAGTAA